One genomic segment of Sediminispirochaeta bajacaliforniensis DSM 16054 includes these proteins:
- a CDS encoding HAD family hydrolase → MLPSLIFLDFDGVICDSLPECYLTSRLAWEKLNGRACDPAKAYNTVPDTDHEKTFRLLRPFIRDGGDYLLLQHALSQGKALTSQKNFDQFAESHKAFHKASLTLFQECRAELLDYDRSRWFNLNPLFDGIPSLLSLAGHGAGFILSTKPEHFIREILHHHGITWQADRIICSGKRPKVDIITELLEKGESTRAYFVDDQIDHLLYPHDERITCLLASWGYIFPQWLEEGSVPAVSLSQLELLIRKADKSV, encoded by the coding sequence ATGTTACCTTCATTGATTTTTCTTGATTTCGATGGTGTAATCTGCGACTCACTCCCCGAATGTTATCTCACATCACGTCTTGCCTGGGAAAAGCTTAACGGCAGGGCCTGCGACCCTGCCAAGGCCTACAATACCGTGCCGGATACGGACCACGAGAAGACCTTTCGGCTCCTGCGCCCCTTCATCAGGGACGGAGGTGATTATTTGCTTCTCCAGCATGCCCTTTCACAGGGAAAGGCGCTTACCAGTCAAAAGAATTTCGATCAATTTGCCGAGAGTCACAAGGCGTTTCACAAAGCATCCCTGACGCTCTTTCAGGAATGCAGGGCAGAACTGCTCGACTATGACAGGTCCAGATGGTTTAACCTCAATCCGCTCTTCGATGGAATTCCTTCCCTGCTTAGCCTGGCCGGCCATGGCGCAGGTTTTATTCTTTCTACAAAACCCGAACATTTCATACGGGAAATTCTCCATCACCACGGAATCACCTGGCAGGCAGATCGCATTATCTGTTCCGGCAAGCGCCCAAAGGTCGATATCATCACCGAATTACTTGAGAAAGGCGAATCAACAAGGGCCTACTTCGTAGACGATCAAATCGATCACCTACTCTATCCTCACGACGAACGCATCACATGCCTCCTGGCTTCCTGGGGCTATATCTTTCCTCAGTGGCTCGAAGAAGGATCCGTACCCGCCGTTTCACTCAGCCAGCTGGAACTGCTTATTAGGAAAGCTGATAAATCTGTTTGA
- a CDS encoding LacI family DNA-binding transcriptional regulator produces MDTGPNLKDIANAVGVSSATVSLYLNDPSTHRVGKKTKEHIDEAMQDLGYRPNLFARSLASGSSHIIGIIKPTLRPIFSNCFNNVIIAGIQDALSVDHYSLLFFPSSGSTSSEVVKFQIYQGYGCDGYILFGSRFCSQQDIEKNIKTLQHTGKPFVTVNIPEMPGDIAQIIVPELSSISGINYLFERGHRQVLLLLGRKEGIFTKKILSAYVLLLKKYDIPYRKENVLYGDYSKTEAYQAVKTRIDHGPQNFTALCSMSDYMAVGAYEALRETGLSIPEDISVVGRNNSDFSTALSPTLTTVELQMEKIGSEAAKLLHRLIKGDNHERIYLESKLIIRNSVYPLKA; encoded by the coding sequence ATGGATACGGGTCCTAACCTAAAGGATATCGCAAACGCTGTTGGGGTATCGAGTGCTACTGTTTCATTATATCTGAATGACCCCTCAACCCACAGGGTAGGTAAAAAAACAAAAGAACATATCGATGAGGCTATGCAGGACTTGGGATACAGGCCCAATCTTTTTGCCCGCAGTCTCGCTAGCGGTTCAAGCCACATAATTGGAATAATAAAGCCAACGCTGCGCCCTATTTTCTCAAACTGCTTTAACAATGTAATTATTGCGGGAATTCAAGATGCCCTTTCCGTGGATCATTATAGTCTGCTTTTTTTCCCAAGCAGCGGATCTACCTCAAGCGAAGTTGTCAAGTTTCAAATATATCAAGGATACGGTTGTGATGGTTATATCCTGTTTGGCAGCCGGTTCTGTTCACAGCAGGATATTGAGAAAAATATCAAAACGTTACAGCATACTGGAAAACCATTTGTGACGGTAAATATACCTGAAATGCCTGGGGATATTGCTCAAATTATTGTACCGGAACTCTCCAGCATAAGTGGGATCAACTACCTTTTTGAACGCGGACATCGGCAAGTACTATTGTTATTAGGTAGAAAAGAAGGAATTTTCACAAAGAAAATTCTATCTGCTTATGTTCTTCTGCTCAAAAAGTACGATATTCCGTACCGAAAGGAAAATGTTTTGTACGGAGATTATAGTAAAACTGAAGCTTACCAAGCAGTGAAAACAAGAATTGACCATGGACCCCAGAATTTTACGGCACTTTGTAGTATGTCCGATTACATGGCGGTTGGAGCTTATGAAGCTTTAAGAGAGACAGGCCTTTCCATACCTGAAGATATTTCAGTAGTGGGAAGGAATAACTCCGATTTCTCTACAGCCCTTTCTCCAACCCTCACGACAGTTGAACTACAAATGGAGAAAATAGGTTCTGAAGCAGCAAAACTTTTACATCGACTCATAAAAGGAGATAATCATGAACGGATATATCTTGAATCGAAATTGATAATACGAAACTCTGTTTACCCTTTAAAAGCTTAA
- a CDS encoding NCS2 family permease has product MSIATESKERPKGISHYFRFTENNTNLKTEIIAGLTTFATMVYIVAVVPGMLAGGGVPKNAALSVTILMTAITTIVMGLYTNRPFVLGPGLGSVAIFSFTLLKDGIPLSIAAGIVFLSGAVFILISFLGIRDFVVKIIPSSVKIAIGAGIGLFIANLGFRQAGIVVANANKNVLNFGDLTSSTVWLAVIGFFLIILFESKKVKGGMIFAIILTTLLGIPMGITKLPHSFVAIPGSIRPMAFKLDILKAINIRYLPFFFAFFIPDFFSTLGTLLGVSAEAGYLDKNGNLPGIEKCFYVDSCATSFGALFSCPVMTTYMESSAGVGAGGRTGLTAIVAAGAFLATFFFSPLFLMIPSAATAPALMYIGTSMLKSTAKIDYSDFNEFFPALLCIVLTLFSFNSGNGIAAAIIVYAFLKLISGKFKEVHWSLYLIALLMIYYFYIVATT; this is encoded by the coding sequence ATGAGCATTGCAACTGAAAGTAAAGAAAGACCAAAAGGAATCTCTCATTATTTCCGTTTCACTGAAAACAATACAAATCTTAAAACGGAGATTATTGCCGGTTTAACAACATTTGCAACAATGGTTTACATTGTTGCTGTTGTTCCTGGAATGCTTGCAGGGGGAGGAGTTCCTAAAAACGCAGCGTTAAGTGTTACTATCTTGATGACAGCTATTACAACCATAGTAATGGGGCTCTATACGAATCGTCCGTTTGTTCTTGGACCAGGACTCGGTAGCGTAGCCATTTTTAGCTTTACACTCCTTAAAGATGGAATTCCTCTCTCCATTGCAGCGGGGATAGTTTTTTTAAGCGGTGCAGTATTTATCCTCATCAGTTTTCTTGGAATTCGTGATTTTGTTGTAAAAATCATCCCCTCAAGCGTTAAAATAGCAATTGGCGCAGGTATTGGCTTGTTTATTGCCAATCTGGGGTTCAGACAGGCAGGTATAGTTGTTGCCAATGCAAACAAAAATGTGCTCAACTTTGGCGACCTAACATCTTCTACGGTCTGGTTGGCAGTTATAGGTTTCTTTCTCATTATCCTTTTTGAAAGCAAAAAAGTTAAAGGGGGCATGATTTTTGCAATCATCTTAACGACATTGCTTGGCATACCCATGGGAATAACCAAGCTACCCCATTCATTTGTAGCGATACCGGGAAGTATCCGTCCTATGGCTTTTAAACTGGATATTCTCAAAGCCATCAACATTCGTTATCTCCCTTTTTTCTTTGCATTTTTCATTCCTGATTTCTTTTCAACCTTAGGAACGCTTCTTGGAGTGAGTGCAGAAGCTGGCTATTTAGATAAAAACGGGAATTTGCCAGGAATTGAGAAGTGCTTTTATGTAGATAGCTGCGCAACAAGTTTCGGAGCACTTTTCAGTTGTCCTGTTATGACAACATATATGGAAAGCTCTGCAGGAGTTGGCGCAGGAGGCCGTACTGGATTAACAGCGATTGTGGCAGCAGGAGCGTTCCTTGCCACATTCTTTTTCTCTCCCTTATTTCTCATGATACCTTCAGCCGCTACAGCGCCAGCACTTATGTATATCGGAACCTCTATGCTTAAATCTACAGCCAAGATTGACTATTCTGATTTTAATGAATTTTTTCCAGCTCTTCTTTGCATAGTCTTGACTCTTTTTAGTTTCAATTCCGGTAACGGTATTGCAGCAGCAATCATTGTATATGCCTTCCTGAAACTTATCAGTGGGAAGTTCAAAGAGGTCCATTGGAGTCTCTATCTTATTGCTTTACTCATGATTTATTACTTTTATATTGTCGCGACGACATAG
- a CDS encoding adenine deaminase C-terminal domain-containing protein has protein sequence MNVDLLLTEAKVFNVYLKEWMVADVAIHQGRILFVGKSSGLELSAHKILSCQKYLLVPGFIDIHMHIESSFLSPRRFAEAVLPHGTTTVVSEPHEMANVFGIEGVREMIKAGEGAAIDIYYGVPSSVPSTNSDVEGTGGVIDLHELKTLMEEEPKIVCLGEVMNYIDLVQMKEGRARNFTNFMRKNYPFRAIEGHVPQIEGFDLAKVLFAGVDSDHCLQTPSGIKARAEAGMFIEIQEKSITPENMAILNNQNMDGRFALVTDDVSPDTLLKKGHIDHLIRKAVKAGLRFESAILAATRSPAERIGFRDRGAIAPGRIADFVMLNQQSSTDISINQVIKGGNLEISEKETSLQEKKFFSLPFYTSINKLSCKENLFSIKAPSEKKIQYCRIIVKNKINTFTKEDHQPIPVQKGRLAWQKRDLNLVTVCNRYGSQVCAQGLIGGTIIREGAFCSSYAHDHHNILLVGDNPNDMEFLFSWLQKGSGGIAFASKGAIVAELSLPVAGLLSEAPPHEVAKRSEAIREALLRHGFEHPNPIMSLCTVTLPVSPSLKITDKGLVDTSKGEIVSLFVN, from the coding sequence ATGAATGTAGATCTATTGCTCACAGAAGCAAAAGTCTTCAATGTGTATCTGAAAGAGTGGATGGTGGCTGATGTCGCCATCCATCAAGGAAGGATTCTCTTTGTAGGAAAGAGTTCCGGCCTGGAACTTTCTGCCCACAAAATTCTTTCCTGCCAGAAATATCTTCTTGTTCCTGGTTTTATCGATATCCATATGCATATAGAAAGCAGTTTTCTTTCACCTCGCCGTTTTGCAGAGGCAGTTCTTCCTCATGGAACCACCACGGTCGTAAGTGAACCCCATGAGATGGCAAACGTATTTGGCATTGAAGGAGTCCGTGAAATGATTAAAGCCGGAGAAGGAGCTGCCATTGATATTTATTATGGGGTTCCTAGCAGTGTCCCTTCAACGAATTCGGATGTAGAAGGAACCGGCGGTGTCATTGATTTACATGAACTAAAAACGCTAATGGAAGAAGAACCCAAGATTGTCTGCTTAGGTGAGGTAATGAACTACATAGATCTTGTGCAGATGAAAGAAGGGAGAGCCAGAAACTTTACTAACTTTATGCGCAAAAATTATCCATTTCGCGCCATTGAAGGACATGTTCCTCAAATTGAAGGATTTGATCTTGCAAAGGTCCTCTTTGCCGGTGTCGATTCTGACCACTGTTTACAAACGCCATCAGGGATAAAAGCTCGAGCAGAAGCAGGCATGTTTATCGAAATTCAAGAAAAATCTATAACCCCTGAAAATATGGCCATTCTCAACAATCAAAATATGGATGGACGTTTTGCTTTGGTTACAGACGATGTGTCGCCAGATACGTTACTCAAAAAGGGTCATATCGATCACTTAATTCGAAAAGCTGTAAAAGCAGGATTACGTTTCGAATCTGCCATTCTTGCTGCGACCCGATCACCGGCAGAACGAATAGGATTTAGAGATCGAGGGGCTATCGCACCTGGCAGGATTGCTGATTTTGTCATGTTAAACCAGCAATCTTCAACGGACATTTCTATTAATCAGGTTATAAAGGGTGGGAATCTTGAAATATCCGAAAAAGAAACCTCTTTGCAAGAGAAAAAATTCTTTTCATTGCCCTTTTATACCTCCATAAACAAACTTTCTTGTAAAGAAAATTTGTTTTCAATAAAAGCTCCTTCTGAAAAGAAAATTCAATATTGCAGAATTATAGTGAAGAATAAAATAAACACATTTACGAAAGAAGATCACCAACCCATCCCGGTTCAGAAAGGGAGGTTAGCTTGGCAGAAGAGAGACCTTAATTTAGTTACGGTTTGCAATCGCTACGGTTCACAAGTTTGTGCACAAGGGCTTATCGGTGGAACAATTATTCGAGAAGGCGCTTTTTGTAGTAGCTATGCTCACGATCATCACAACATTCTTCTTGTTGGAGATAATCCAAACGATATGGAGTTTCTTTTTTCGTGGTTACAAAAAGGTAGTGGGGGAATAGCCTTTGCTTCGAAGGGAGCAATTGTAGCAGAACTATCACTCCCTGTCGCAGGGCTTCTCAGTGAAGCTCCTCCTCATGAGGTAGCAAAAAGGAGCGAAGCAATAAGAGAAGCTTTGCTCAGGCATGGATTTGAACACCCGAATCCCATCATGAGCCTTTGCACGGTTACGCTTCCTGTCAGCCCTTCACTAAAAATTACAGATAAAGGCTTAGTGGATACGTCGAAAGGGGAAATTGTGTCTTTGTTTGTTAATTAA
- a CDS encoding glycine cleavage system protein R, translating into MKQKEKHYLVITAIGADRVGFADELTKEILSHNGNIEESKMAVLGGEFASLVLVSSEDPKAIAGLVDALPSFGKEREISIFLKKTTPPHSREERIAFRLETVSLDTPGIVHAVTSILKKYDISIEDLETDTASAPMTGARIFHMRAIVTIPKRVSPRKIKEEFEELESIQSLEITLHPLSVSTE; encoded by the coding sequence ATGAAACAAAAGGAAAAGCACTATCTTGTCATTACAGCCATAGGGGCGGACAGAGTGGGTTTTGCCGACGAGCTTACAAAGGAAATCCTTTCGCATAACGGAAATATCGAAGAGAGTAAGATGGCGGTGCTCGGCGGTGAATTCGCATCGCTGGTTTTAGTATCTTCCGAAGATCCCAAGGCCATCGCAGGATTGGTTGATGCACTCCCATCTTTCGGAAAAGAACGGGAAATCAGCATCTTTTTGAAGAAGACAACGCCCCCTCACAGCAGAGAAGAACGGATTGCTTTCCGTTTAGAGACGGTTTCTCTCGACACCCCGGGTATCGTCCATGCCGTTACATCGATCCTTAAAAAGTACGATATAAGCATAGAGGATCTGGAAACCGATACTGCCAGCGCCCCCATGACCGGTGCAAGGATATTTCACATGAGGGCTATCGTGACCATCCCGAAGCGGGTTTCACCAAGAAAAATCAAGGAAGAGTTCGAAGAGCTGGAATCGATCCAAAGCCTCGAAATCACCCTTCATCCCCTTTCCGTTTCGACCGAATAG
- a CDS encoding Na+/H+ antiporter NhaC family protein: MDGFTYGALALIPPALAIILAVVTRQVIVSLVLGIWAGATIIAGWNPLLGLLDTFSTYLVHNSLADSWNIGIIVFCLVIGGMVGVINKLGGTKAIADAVVLKARSGRTTQLSTALMGIIMFFDDYANSMIVGNTMRPITDRYRISREKLSYIVDSTAAPVSSMAPVSTWIAMELGLIAAGLKSINVEANSLMVFFQSVPFRFYSIFSIVLALTLIISQKDFGPMYQAELRARKTGAVYEEGTTPMIVEDKDILPDAGCVGSVWDAAIPIIVFILVTVFGLYYNGHEAGKGIIDSFGNADASVVLTWAAFIGSITAILIGIVKRKFSLSSAVDSWMGGLRSMLIAVVILAFAFALKSVIGEMQLAQWLVAVTGGILSGKVVPLLTFIVAMVVAFATGTSWGTNSILMPLVIPVAAGVSGADGTLTPTIIASIGAVLTGAVFGDHCSPISDTTILSSMASGADHISHVRTQIPYAATAASISALFGFLPVGFGVPVWFLLPFGAAILILIVRFLGKKIEL, encoded by the coding sequence ATGGACGGCTTTACGTATGGTGCCCTTGCCCTTATTCCACCTGCTTTGGCAATTATTCTTGCGGTAGTAACCCGCCAGGTGATTGTTTCGCTCGTGCTTGGAATCTGGGCCGGGGCTACGATCATTGCAGGGTGGAATCCTCTTCTTGGTTTGCTGGACACCTTCAGCACCTATCTGGTACATAATTCACTCGCCGACAGTTGGAACATCGGTATTATCGTCTTTTGTCTGGTAATCGGTGGCATGGTCGGCGTCATTAATAAATTAGGCGGAACCAAGGCGATTGCCGATGCGGTGGTTCTCAAGGCACGGTCGGGAAGGACTACGCAGCTATCGACGGCCTTGATGGGGATTATCATGTTTTTTGATGATTACGCAAACTCAATGATTGTCGGAAATACCATGCGCCCTATCACCGATCGTTATCGCATCAGCAGGGAAAAACTTTCATATATTGTCGATTCGACTGCTGCTCCGGTAAGCTCTATGGCCCCTGTCTCAACCTGGATTGCCATGGAATTGGGTTTGATTGCTGCGGGGCTAAAGAGTATCAATGTGGAAGCCAACAGCTTGATGGTCTTTTTTCAATCCGTTCCCTTTCGTTTTTATAGCATTTTCTCGATAGTTCTGGCCCTTACGCTGATCATTTCTCAGAAGGATTTCGGCCCCATGTATCAGGCGGAACTTCGGGCCCGAAAAACCGGAGCCGTTTACGAAGAAGGAACTACACCGATGATTGTTGAGGATAAGGATATTCTTCCCGATGCGGGCTGCGTCGGCTCGGTATGGGATGCCGCCATCCCCATTATTGTCTTTATTCTTGTCACGGTATTCGGCTTATACTATAACGGGCACGAAGCGGGGAAGGGGATCATCGATTCTTTCGGTAATGCCGATGCATCGGTGGTGCTCACCTGGGCGGCGTTTATCGGATCCATTACCGCCATCCTCATCGGTATCGTAAAAAGAAAGTTTTCCCTCAGCTCTGCGGTGGATTCATGGATGGGGGGCTTGCGTTCGATGCTGATTGCCGTCGTTATTCTTGCTTTTGCCTTTGCTCTGAAGAGTGTTATCGGTGAAATGCAGCTGGCCCAGTGGCTTGTCGCGGTGACCGGAGGAATTCTCTCCGGGAAGGTTGTACCGCTTCTTACCTTCATCGTTGCCATGGTGGTCGCCTTTGCAACGGGAACCAGCTGGGGAACCAATTCCATCCTCATGCCCCTTGTTATTCCCGTAGCAGCCGGTGTTTCCGGTGCCGACGGAACCTTAACGCCTACCATAATCGCAAGCATCGGTGCAGTACTTACCGGTGCCGTTTTTGGTGACCACTGCAGTCCGATCAGCGATACAACCATCCTTTCATCCATGGCAAGCGGTGCCGATCATATCAGCCACGTACGGACACAAATCCCTTATGCGGCAACAGCCGCCTCGATTTCCGCACTCTTCGGTTTTCTCCCTGTGGGTTTTGGCGTTCCTGTGTGGTTTCTCTTGCCCTTCGGAGCCGCCATACTCATCCTGATCGTCAGATTTCTGGGAAAAAAGATAGAACTCTGA
- a CDS encoding YhcH/YjgK/YiaL family protein — MIIDTLHNAHVYYGCHKRFEEAFSFLSKVSSFDELPSGRIDIDGDRLYAFTLDGEGKGCDAAVLETHRRYIDIQYTVYGEDLMGWNPLSPGTIGDGYDPDKDIEFYSKLPVRHWFPAPAGAFFLFFPSDMHAPLGATGHMRKIIVKVATSD; from the coding sequence ATGATCATTGATACGCTGCATAATGCACACGTTTATTATGGATGTCACAAACGCTTTGAAGAGGCTTTTTCTTTTTTGTCGAAAGTAAGCAGCTTTGACGAGCTGCCTTCGGGCCGGATTGATATCGACGGAGATAGGCTATACGCCTTTACCCTCGACGGTGAAGGAAAGGGCTGTGATGCCGCCGTGTTGGAGACGCATCGAAGGTATATCGACATCCAATATACGGTCTATGGAGAAGATCTCATGGGCTGGAATCCCCTTTCGCCGGGAACGATAGGAGACGGCTACGATCCGGATAAAGATATAGAATTCTATTCAAAGCTTCCCGTTCGCCATTGGTTTCCCGCCCCGGCCGGTGCCTTTTTTCTTTTTTTCCCTTCAGATATGCATGCACCCCTTGGTGCAACCGGCCATATGCGAAAGATCATCGTGAAGGTGGCCACTTCCGATTAG